CGTCTATTCTGGCGGAGTTTTGTTTCATCCTGAATAAAACACCACTTATTAACCCTTCGTTAACGTTTATCAAGGAACAAACAATGAACGGAATCGCACGAGGTATTACTTTTCTGATGGGCTGCCTGTTTGGGCTAATGGGCATTATGTTCTTTGTGCTGGGAGGGGTAGCGGCGTCAATGATGCCTTTTGCCTTCAGCGGTGCCTCAGGCGTGATGGGGCTGATGTTCGTCGGGCTGGGTGGGCTGGGTCTCTGGGCAGCCATTGCTAACCGCCGTAGCGGCATCATTATCTTCGCCATCGTCAGCTGCCTGTTCTGGTACGTTGGCACCCTACTGGGGGCCATTGTGCTGCTGATGACGCTGGCCAGTGGAGAAGTGGAACAACCAGCGCAGCCACCGCATCAGTAACGTCTGGCTTGCCCTGACCATTCCCATTCACGATGACCACGGCGAAGTCGGTCAGCAGCTGTATAACGCCGTGGTCACCCGTATTGCCTCCAAGGGCAGCCGTACCCCGGCTGAAGCGCTGGATGAAGTCCACCGTGACTACGAGCTGACCTTGCAGCCGCAGGCGTATTTCCTCACCCAGCGCCGGCAGAACCGCATCTTCCAGCAGCGTACCCCGCTGGACATCGTTACCCAGATTCTCAGTGAGCACAGCGTCAAGTTCGACGACCGTACCAGCGGCAGCTTCCCCACCTTCGAGTACAAGGTGCAGTTTGACGAGACCGACTGGAACTTCGTCTGCCGTCTGCTGCAGCACGAGGGGGTATTTTTCTATTTCGAGCACAGCGCCGGTGATCACACGCTGGTGCTGGCCGATGACAGCACGGTCTACACCCCGTGCCTTGAGCAGCAGGTGGCCTACTTCACCGGGGATCTGGCCGAGTCTCATCTGTATGTCTGGAGCGGCATCGAGCAGATTGCCACGGGCAAGGTGCGCCAGCAGGGCTATAACTTCCTCACCCCGACGGCACTGGCCAAAGCCCTGGTGGAGAACCCCGGCCAGGCCGAGCAGCAGGGCACCACAGAAAGCTTCGAGTACATCGCCGAAGCGGAAAATATCAGCCGTACACAGGCCACCGCCCAGACCCAGCTGGACGCCTTGCAGCATGATCAGCTGTGCGGTGAGGGCAAGAGTAACTGCCGCTCCTTCCGCCCCGGCGGCCTGTTCAGCTTCAAGCGCCATGAAGACAAGCGCGAAGAGGGGAAAAGCTACGTCGTCACCCGGATTAAGGTGGAAGCGTCCTCGGCGGATAACCAGGGTGAGCAGGCGCAGGAAGGTGATAACTACAAGAATGAGATCAGTGTGCTGCCCGCCGATGCGGTGTTCCGCCCCCGTCTGGCCCGTGATGACATCGCCGCGCGCGAGGGCGGTGACCGCAACAACTACCTGCTGCCCTACCTGCCGCGCATCTTTGGTTCACAGACCGCACGGGTGGTCGCCGAAGCCAACAGCGACGGCAGTGAAGAAGTGCATATTGATAAATACGGCCGGGTGCATGTGTGCTTCCACTGGGATCTGGAGCAGCGCAGCTCCTGCTGGATTCGGGTGGCGCAGGCCTGGGCCGGTAACGGCCGTGGCGCCTTCTTCTTCCCCCGTATTGGCGATGAGGTCATCGTCCAGTATTTAAGTGGCGACCCTGATCAGCCGGTCATTGTCGGCAGTCTGTACAACGGCACTAACCCCTACCCCACGGCGCTGCCGGAGAGCAAAACCCAGAGCGGTTTCATCAGCCGCAGCAGCAAGGGCGGTGGCAAAGACAACTACAACGCGCTGGTGTTTGAAGACCTCAAAGGCCAGGAGCTGTTCTACACCCAGGCCGAAAAGGACCAGCAGGCGCTGATTAAAAACAACCAGCTGACCGATATCGGCATGGACCGCCAGACCACCATCAAGAACAACGATGTGCTGGACGTGGGGAAGGTGTTCAAACTCAAGGCAGGCAGCCGGATTGAGCTGGAGGTGGGCGCCTCGACGCTGGTGATGGAGAGCAATGGCACCATTACGCTGAAGGGTAAAAACATCACGGAAAAAGCCAGCAAGATTGAGAAAGTGGCAGGCAAGATCAATCTGAACTGATGAGTCGGCTTCTCCCTTCGGCGTTTGATCTTGAGCGGCTGCAGCGTACCTTACAGCAGCGCGATGCCCTGGCCTGCCAGCCGCTGACGCCGGTTTCGCGGCTGCATACGCTGGACAGCGATATCCTCGGCCAGCTGGAGGACACCCTGAAGCCCCTGCGCACTCTGGCGCTGCCCGCTGACTGGCCCGCAGAACTGCGCCTGCTGGGGCAGCCGCTGGCACGCTTTTTTATCGCCGAACTGGCCGAGCAGGAACCGTTATGGCGCGCCGATCAGCAGGTGTACCTCACCCAGTTGTGGCTGACACTGCATGATCAGCCCGCCGAGGCGCTGTTTGAGGATCTGGAGGTCAGAGAGCGGGAAGTCCCCCGGCTTGACCGGGTGCTGGCTCATCTCCAGTGTGCGTTTGCCCTCCCGCCGTTACCCTGGCAGCACCACTCGCTGATGTTCTGTTACCGCTGGCTGCAGAATATGTTGATGCTGCCGTGGCTGAGAGACATGAGCTGGCGCGAGAAAGCGCTACAGCAACATGGCTATGACAAGGCCTTGAGCATGCTCAATACGTTACTGTCAGACCCAAGCCATCTACAAACACTTGATACCTCACAACGGGAGTGGCTAAAAGGATGCCGCGCATTGGACGACGCCACGCTGATACAGTTACAGCCCTTGGCGTTCCTCCATGACAGCCACCTCACATTGTCCTCTGATCTCCACAATGTGACCGATACATGCTATGGCATAAACCTGCATAGCCTTCGGCAGATGCCAATCTTGATAGCGTCCTTGTTAGAAGCAAGCACACCGGTTCAAGCCCTCTATTGGCGCACCGCACTGTGGTTAATGCAGACAGCCGAAACACTGCCTACCTCCCTGATCAGACTCTTTGCCGAGGAGGATATCGCCCAATTGCAGGGCTCATGTAAACGTTTCGAGAATGAGCTCCGACTTTGGGCTGCAAGCGTAAAGGTCCAGTCAAACCAGTTACAACTGGCCGGTGCGGCCGTGACAGATGAGGCCGCCATGCAATCCCTCTGGCAGCACGGCCTGCAAGGCCATCGTATGGCGCTGGCCCACTACTGGAACCAGCAGCACGATGGCCACCAGTATCATCACCCCTGCCATCTCTGGGGCGGTTTATCGTGATGACGATCCCGGCCATGAGGGTGCAGCCCCTGATCTTTCGCTGCGGTAGCCTGCCCTCCTTTCAGGCGATGCAACAGGGCCATGAAATGGACCTGATGCTGCCGCCGCAGCCACAGCGGCCCTATTACTTTGCCCCGCTGTTACCCGCTGCCCTCAGTGACCCTCTGCGCCTGCATCGGTTAGGCATACAACTGATGGGGGAAACACGGCAGCACTTCCAGCGGGAGGATCTCGTACTGGTGCTGCTGCCCGACTCAGCCACACCTTACAACGACCGTCTTGCTGATCTCGACGCACTGCAACGACTGGGGCTGGACGCGTTACAAGACTATGCCGTTCACCTGTACCCCTGGGGAGCCTGCGCCTGGGCGCTGTGCCAGCGGCGTCTGCAGCAGGCACTGCAACAGGGCAAAACCGCATGGATCGTCGCACTGGCCAGCCCCCGGCCAACCGAGGATGACATCCGCCGTGCGCCCACCCGGCACTACTGCGAAGGCGTCGCGCTGCTGAAAGTCACGCCCGCGCAGCACGGCATGGTGTGCTGCTGGCAGGGTTACGACAGTCACCTGGCCTCACAGGCCAGCGGCAACAGCGATCAAGCGCTGGCCGCACGACTGGCCAGCGAACCCTGGGCTGCGCAGAGCATCAGCCAGATCGTGTCGTCTCCCACACTGACGGGCTGGGCACCTTACTACCACGCGCTGAGACCGTACCTGTCGCCCAGCCTCGACACCGCCTGTCCCTTCGCTCATTACGGGGAGCTGGGCACCCTGGGTGGGCTGGCCAGGGCGCTGATGATACAGCAGCAATGGCAGCGCCCCGGGCGGCCGGGGGCTGAGCCTGCCCGCGTCGCATTACAACTCGATACCCTCGGCCGTCTGACCAGCACGCTGCTGTGGCGCGCGCGCACGGCCGCTGTTCCGCGATCCAGCACGACCGATCATTCAGGAGTTCACCATGGGTAAGCCCGCCGCAACGATTTCGCACAACCACACCTGTCCGCAATACGATGGCAGAACCCCGCATGTCGGCGGGCCCGTCAGCAGTGGCTCAGGCAATGTTTTTATCGGTGGCCTGCCTGCCGCCCGCGTGGGGGACTCGCTGGTGTGCAATGGCCCGCCCGACACCATCAACCAGGGCTCAGCCACCGTGTTTATCAACGGCAAACCGGCGGCCCGTATGGGGGACAGCACCGAGCACGGCGGCGTCATCGTGCAGGGCAATGCCACCGTATTGATTGGTGACAAGAGCTACAGCGTCAGTGGTGGGACGCCCCCCGAAGAAAGCAAGATCGTCGAAGTGGCCCGTCGTGACCTGTCGCGCATACAATACTGCCAGCGCAACGGCCAGACCCAGATCTGCAATGATCCGGTCTGCCCCTGTCGCAAAAACGGACACTGACAAGGACGTCACCCATGACTCAGCCCCTGATACGCTCAGGCTTTGCCTTTGGCCATCCTGAGCATCACCTGCACCCCGACAATGCGCTACCGCTGGCACTGGTGATCGATAGCGCCCGCCTGCCGCAGTGGCGGCATACCGCCGCAATGAAAGAAACGGAGCTGCAGTGGGCCAGCCTCTACGAAGACACGGCCGCTGAGCGCTTTGAGCCGGTCGGCCCCTTCCTGCTGCGCACCTACGCCGGCAGCCCGGTGCTTGATCTGCTCAGCAGCGATCCCGCCTGGGGCACCAGTGCCCTGCTCATCAGCCATCGCTGCGACTTCGACACCCTGCTCAGCCATCTGCGCATTCTGGTGTTTGTGGAGGACGGCAACCGCCTCAACCTGATGCGCTTTTATTCCCCGTGGATACTCGACACCTGGTTTGCCGAGCTGGCGGATGAGCGCATTCATGCCCTGCTCGGCCCGGCCGAAATGTGGGCGTGGCGCAGTTTCAATTATCACGATGAGGGTGAGTGGCAGTGGAGCTGGGTCGCCCATCAGCCCGGCCAGGTGCAGCACTCGCAAGGCTGGTACCGGCTGAGTGCTGATGAAATCCGGGTGCTGGATCAACTGGATGAGGGGGCCTGAGGATGAGTGACAAGGCCGTCGCTATTCGCCCCTATATCATCAAAAAGGGCGATACCCTGTCGGAGCTGGCGCAAAAGTTCGGTACCACGGTAGATGCTTTGATGCTGCTCAACACCGACAGCATCGTTGACCCGGACTTGATCTATTACGACCGCACCATGCGGGTGCCGGAGCCCGTCAGTATTGCTAAAAGCGGGACGACTGCGCTCCCTGTTCCACCGGAAGTCGATAAGAATCAGCCCATCTGCAGCACGAATGGTGACTATGTTGACCTGGTGTACTTCCCCGGTTTGCCGGGAGTGAAGAAAACCCGTCCGGCGTGGTATTTGCTGAGTAAGGAAGCCAGTCAGGCGTTCAGGGAAGAAGAAGACCGGCTTGACGATATCATCCGCCCCTACATCGACAATCCAACCCAGAGCACGCTGGATGCGACCTTTGGCAAGCTGAACGAGCTGGGCCTTTTAGAGTTGTTCAAGGATCTGAAGCTATCCTTCTTAATCGACGATAAAGCGGAACGTGATGACTACACCAACAAGGTGCTGATGCTGGCCTCAGCCAAAGCCAATCTGCTTAAGCGTGTGTTCAAACTGCCCCCCGAGCTAGTCGCCAAAGGACAGCAAGGTCAGGCCGACTGGGAAGCCCGGCGCAAGCAACTGGAACAAAGTGCCGGGACGCCCGGCGCCCCTGCCATCACTGACCTTTACAATGCCCGCTACTCCGAGATCAACCCTAAAACGGGCGAGGTCTACAACCTGGCGCTGCCGGAAACCCTGCTCACCCAGTGGATAGCCGCAACAGAAAAAGACATTGCCGCCATCGAGCAAAAATACACCCGGCTGGCCACCGATACCTATGGCTTGATTGTGACCAGGGATCAGCAGGTGATGACACGCGATGAGGATAAGCGTCTGAAGTCACTCGCCAAGGTGGACGAGATAAGAAAAAGCACCCTGATCTGGCTGGACTATGTGAAAGGCGCCGTGCAGGGGCCACTCATGGATAAGCTCAACAAGGCATGGCAGCAGTCCCATGACATCTGCAAAGAGCAGCCCTTCGAGCAGTTTACCAACACGTTCTGGCAGCAAAGTGGTTTTCAGCCAACGGCATTCGGCGAAGAAGAGCGCGTTGCACAGGCCTACTTTCGACTCATCACCGAAGTCAGACAGCTTAATCTGCTGGGTATTGCACTGCCTGAGCAGGTGCTGAATGCCGCTGAGATGTTTAGCCGCCCCACCAGCCTGAAAGAGACCTGGCATGTGGCCATGGGAGAGAAACCGCTCAGCATGGCGAACACCATCAAGGTGCTGAATGATGCCCAGTTCCCGGTTCTGATCAATCAGCTTCAGCCTGAACTGCAAGGGCAGGATGACCTTTACCGTTACCATCATTTCGATCTGCAACAAGTGATCAATGCGCTGGACAAAGGCCAGTGGCAGCCTGTTTGGATTATCGGTTACTACCCCTGTGTCCGCCTGTTGCAAAAAGTGGAGGAAGCCATTGCCGACAGCGATAACAAGTTTCAGGAGGCACTGGGGCTGGACCAGGCACCCGCTACCTATTACCGTCCCTATCTGCTGCTGAAATATGTGCTGACCTGCCGTATTGATGAAATCAAGCAACGCGCTAATCAGTTAATGACGCAGCCTCTGGACCGGCGCTGGTTCCGTACGGCCGGCGAGCAGGATGCCCTGTCAAACTACAATGGCACCCTCACCCTGATATGGACGTCCGATGAGTGGGAAACCCATTACGTCAATCAGTTCGATCAGGGTGTGCCCAGTTTCAGGCCGAAAACGCAGGTCAACTTAGTGGAGGCCTATCGGCTGAATCGGGGTGACACTGCACCGCATTATGTCCGTGATTGCTGGCTGACCGACTACCAGGGCAAGACGGAGTGTGCCCATCTCCATGAGATTGAGGCCTACAATGGCTATGGCAGCAAAGCCGCAGAGCACGCGACCTGGCAAGGGGGTAAATGGCGGGTCGATCTGGCCAATACCCTGAAAGAAGCCAGGAAGGTCATCGGCCCCCAATCCTCGTTCAACCTCACCTATAACAAGAAATACGACGACATTGTCTGTGGCAAAGTGGCCAGTGGCACCCTGAGTGCCAGCGGAGACCGCCTGAATACCCCGTTCTACGTGGCAACAGCCGAAGCGCAGTGGCTCCGTTTTACCAAAGGGTCATCACTGAACAATGACATCGATTATAAAAGTGCTTACGCCTACGTTAAAAAAGAGCCCGTCGGGGTCACGGGCCTGTCTGCGGAGCTGGGCTACGATGCCTTCAAAGGCGAGCTTAAATTTGCCTTTATGTGGCCGGAATCCTTTGACCACCAGAAAATACGCCTCGTGTATGAATACACCGACTGGGATGCACAGGGTAAGCCATCCGAAATGACGGCCGACTATGACATGGGCTGGATGCAGGTGAACGGCACGTTGTCCGCCAGTGGTTATATCGGCGTCAGTTGTACTATGGCCAGTACGTTTCATGTCTCTCGCAATCACACCGGGCAACTGGGCGTCCGAGGCTCGCGCACCATTACGACCGATACCCTTGACCGTGACTGGCGCGCCCGCCAGACCGACAACATGGTGATACGAGCCACCATGGACACACGCAACCCCAGTAAAAGTAAGGGCGATTCGCGTAAGGCAAAGAGTAAAGACACCCACTTACAAGGCAGCATGAACCTCTTTGCCGGGCTTCAGGTAGGCGGTGAGCTGAACGTCAGCCTGCGTTGGTGCCCCCCCCCGAAAATAGGCGCCAGCCAGCCCCCCGCCGATCAGCAGATCGCGCCAATTCAGGGTGATGCGCCTATTCAAGGGGGGCAATGGCTCACCCTGGCCTCTGCCAAAGCCTCCGTATCGCTGGAGCTGGGGGCAGGCATCAGTGGCGAGTTTGTCATCACCTTTCGCAATGGCAAGTTCTACATCTTTATGGCTGCCCGCTTTGTGTTCGGCGAAGGGGCCTCAGGCAAGTTCAGCTTTGAAGTCGACTACTACAATATCCTCAGGTTTGTGGAGCTCTTTCAGGGCATTGTGGCGCGGCCAGGGTATCGGCGCGTGATTGCCATTCAGAATGGCGAGCGCACCGATGAAGAAACTGCCGATGAGCAGGCCAGCAGTGGCAGCCTGCTGACGCAGACCTTCTCGCACATGGTCAATCTGCTCTACATCACCTTAAGTTACGGCTTATCGCTGGTCGAAGCCGTTATGCTCAGCCTCGCCAAGATTGATGAGCTGTGTCAGAAAAGCCTGCGCGCTGATCAGGCCCCGCGCATCGCCCGCTATATTGTGGACCGCGCACCGGAGGCCTGGTTTGACAACCTGCTGCCGGAAGTGAAAGGCCGCTTGCTGCATGTGCTGATGACCTATCAGGAAGCCACCTTCCAGAGCGATAACCCCCTGCTGGATATCTTCGACTATGCCACCGGCAACCTGTTTAACTCAGAAGAGTCACAGGCCAAGGCGGATCTCGACAATATCTACCAGCGCGCGGCGATATTAAAAGTCCTGGGCTGGATCAGTAATGAGTCAAAAGAAGCCGGTGAGCGGCAATTCTTTGAAAGCATTACCCGGTTAAATAAAGACGGCAGTAAAGACCCCAGTCTGTTTTTAAACCGGCAGGCATTTGGGGAGAACTGGTATCAGTTGCAGGCGTTTTTTGAAAAATTATCGAAACTCGATGACAGACAGGCTCCGGTAAAAATTGCTCAAATCAATGATGGCCGGGCTAAGGATGACCCCCATTATGAGGTGTATATTCCGATTGATGATCCTAAAGCAGGTAATTTGAGAGTTCTCGACCTTACGGAATTGCGTAACAAGCTGTGTACCTCCTTTATTAGTGACTATACGCTGTATGAATACAACGTTGAGGACTATAAGGGCGAGTCAGTAAAGACGGTGCAGAAGTGGATCTATACCAGTAACGCCATTATCCAGATACCCATTAAAGAGCGCTTACGCCTGGCCAAAATGCCGGGGGATGCTCACCGAGCCTTATAACAGAAGGAGTACGACAGGGATGCGACGATCCTGCCTGGGCTATGCCGCCCTCCTTGGCCTGCTGGGGGGGCTCAGCCTGCCCCTGTACGCCGCGGCGCCTGCAGCCGACAGCGACGACCCGGCGCTGCACACCGAAACCGTGGATTTACGCCAGTTCCCCGCGCGCGATGTGGCGCTGGATGCCTTTGCCCGTGACCGCTTTGACCGGGTGATTGCCTTTGCCAAACCCTTTGCGGACCAGGGCGATGCCCAGATGCAGTACATGCTGGGCGTCGCCTACGCACTGGCCCTGCCGCAAACCCTCCGCAGCGGGCAAGACAGCGCCCGCTATATTCAGCGGGCCGCCGAGAACGGCAACCCCTATGCCCAGTGGAGCATGGGCAGCCCGGCCCATTGCCGGGCGCTCAACAGCTGCGATAACGCCGATGACTGGCAAAGTCAGGCCCGCGCCGGCTGGGAAGCCCTGGCCCGGCAGGGCAATGCGCAGGCCATGTATTTCGATGCGCTGAAGGGTAAGTACTGGATTAACTATGTGCCCTGGTTTAGCCGCCAGAACCAGTTAGCCAAACTGGAAAAAGCCGCCGAGGCCGGCAGCAAAATCGCCATTGACGAATGGATGACACGTCATCGGGAGGCGTTTGAAAAAGAAGGCGGGGCAGCTCTGGTCAATAAAGCCATCGCCTTTTTAACCCCCTTAGCAGAAAAAAATAATGATGAAGCCATGTATTGGCTGGCAAAAATATATCAGTTTTATGTCACCCCCCCCCAGATTGACAAATCGATTGCCCTCTGGAAAAAAATGGAAGAACGGGGGGGGGTGAATTTGGGGTATTTCCTTTTCCCTGTTTATCTGGAAATGAAAAAGTATAAAGAGTCTTATATATATATATATAGTGTTGAATATAAAAAAAATGAAAGATTTCCACATTATAAAAGTTTAGAAGAAGAGCACCCAGATATCTTCACCCCCGAAGTAATTAAAGCATTACGTGCGCAGGCTATGGAGCGGGTGAAGCAGATAGTGGCCTATACCAACGGGGCGGGCTATCAGCTGCGCCATGAGAACGATGTAAATTACTTCCCGGCTGGCTGGGGGATGTAACGGATGCGACGATCCTGCCTGGGCTATGCCGCCCTCCTTGGCCTGCTGGGGGGGCTCAGCCTGCCCCTGTACGCCGCGGCGCCTGCAGCCGACAGCGCTGACCCGGTGCTGCACACCGAAACCGTGGATTTACGCCAGTTCCCCGCGCGCGATGTGGCACTGGATGCCTTTGCCCGTGACCGCTTTGACCGGGTGATTGCCTTTGCCAAGCCCTTTGCGGACCAGGGCGATGCCCAGATGCAGTACATGCTGGGCGTCGCCTACGCACTGGCCCTGCCGCAAACCCTCCGCAGCGGGCAAGACAGCGCCCGCTATATTCAGCGGGCCGCCGAGAACGGCAACCCCTATGCCCAGTGGAGCATGGGCAGCCCGGCCCATTGCCGGGCGCTCAACAGCTGCGATAACGCCGATGACTGGCAAAATCAGGCCCGCGCCGGCTGGGCGGCCCTGGCCCGGCAGGGCAACGCACAGGCCATGTATTTCGATGCACTAGTGGGGGAATCCTGGATTAACTATGTGCCCTGGTTTAGCCGCCAGAACCAGTTAGCCAAACTGGAAAAAGCCGCCGAGGCCGGCAGCAAAAGTGCCATAGCCGAATGGATGCTGCGCCATCGGGAGGCGTTTAAAAATGAAGGCGGGGCAGCTCTGGTCAATAAAGCCATCGCCTTTTTAACCCCCTTAGCAGAAAAAAATAATGATGAAGCGATGAAATGGCTGGCACAAACATATCACTATTACGTCACCCCCCCCCAGATTGACAAATCCATTGCCCTCTGGAAAAAAATGGAAGAACGGGGGGGGGTGAATTTGGGGTATTTCCTTTTCCCTGTTTATCTGGAAATGAAAAAGTATAAAGAGTCTTATATATATATATATAGTGTTGAATATAAAAAAAATGAAAGGTTTCCACATTATAAAAGTTTAGAAGAAAACCATCCTGATATCTTCACCCCCGAAGTAATTAAAGCATTACGTGCTCAGGCCATGGAGCGGGTGAAGCAGATAGTGGCCTATACCAACGGGGCGGGCTATCAGCTGCGCCATGAGAACGATGTAAATTACTTCCCGGCTGGCTGGGGGATGTAACGGATGCGACGATCCTGCCTGGGCTATGCCGCCCTCCTTGGCCTGCTGGGGGGGCTCAGCCTGCCCCTGTACGCCGCGGCGCCTGCAGCCGACAGCGACGACCCGGCGCTGCACACCGAAACCGTGGATTTACGCCAGCTCCCCGCGCGCGATGTGGCGCTGGATGCCTTTGCCCGTGACCGCTTTGACCGGGTGATTGCCTTTGCCAAACCCTTTGCGGACCAGGGCGATGCCCAGATGCAGTACATGCTGGGCGTCGCCTACGCACTGGCCCTGCCGCAAACCCTCCGCAGCGGGCAAGACAGCGCCCGCTATATTCAGCGGGCCGCCGAGAACGGCAACCCCTATGCCCAGTGGAGCATGGGCAGCCCGGCCCATTGCCGGGCGCTCAACAGCTGCGATAACGCCGATGACTGGCAAAGTCAGGCCCGCGCCGGCTGGGAAGCCCTGGCCCGGCAGGGCAACGCACAGGCCATGTATTTCGATGCACTAGTGGGGGAATCCTGGATTAACTATGTGCCCTGGTTTAGCCGCCAGAACCAGTTAGCCAAACTGGAAAAAGCCGCCGAGGCCGGCAGCAAAAGTGCCATAGCCGAATGGATGCTGCGCCATCGGGAGGCGTTTAAAAAAGAGGGAGGGGCGGTATTGGTCAATAAAGCCATCGCCTTTTTAACCCCCTTAGCAGAAAAGAATAATGATGAAGCGATGAAATGGCTGGCACAAACATATCACTATTACGTCACCCCCCCCAGATTGACAAATCCCTTGCCCTCTGGAAAAAAATGGAAGAACGGGGGGGGGGGTGAATTTGGGTAAATTCTTTTATCCTGTATATGAGAGTTTGGGGGATTATAAGAAAGCATATATCTATAATTACAGCGCCACCTATAATGAAAGTATTAAATTTCCGCATTACGAAATATTGGAAGAAAACCATCCTGATATCTTCACCCCCGAAGTAATTAAAGCATTACGTGCTCAGGCCATGGAGCGGGTGAAGCAGATAGTGGCCTATACCAACGGGGCGGGCTATCAGCTGCGCCATGAGAACGATGTGAATTACTTCCCGGCTGGCTGGGGGATGTAACGGATATTTGCACAAAGAGCTATCTGTATACGCCGGATATGCTTTTTTGCAGAGCTAATTGAAAGGATTTAATGCACACATCATGAAAAATATACGTCAATTACTCCCTCTGTGGAGAGGATTGCTATTAATTAGTATTTTATATCCATGCCTGGCCTTTTCTGGAACAGTTGTGTGGAGTTCATCAAGCTCTGTTGGCAATGGAGAAGCGACGCCATTTAAAGTCCTGGTCGCCATTATTTTTGCAGTTGCAACAGTCTGGTTGCATTTTTATTTAAGCGGCACTAAATCGCACCATAAAGGAAGGAGGAAGTCAGCTTCTACCTATACCGATCTTGTACAGAGCATAAAAAATATCAAGGTAAATGAGTGCTCCATGCTCTGTGAAGAAGGTGATAACTCCATCACTATTCGCTCACCTAAAGAGCCTTCTTTTCTAGAAGGAATACTTTCTGAAAATCGTAGATATTCCATAAAATTGATCTTCGACACGGCCTCTTCAACGGTAAAGTATAGCGAGAGTTTTAAAAAAAACGGGTGGAATGGTCTAACATTTAAAGCTGAATTTTCTACAGATGATGCTCAGGGGTATTTTGATGCAGTGAATAAAGACGGTGAAGAGGTACGTGTTTACGTTAGCACCGTGAGAGGAAAGTTATTTGAAATAATCAATAATCATGGTTGGGATATGCAGAAGAAATTTCTGTGATAGGTAAAGAGCTGCTTGGATTAGGGAAAACACAATGAGCATGGAATTAGCTACCATTTACACCAGTATAAAAATAGCAATTTTAAAGTTTTTAGGAAGAAAGTGGCTAACTC
This Pokkaliibacter sp. MBI-7 DNA region includes the following protein-coding sequences:
- the tssI gene encoding type VI secretion system tip protein TssI/VgrG; the protein is MEKWNNQRSHRISNVWLALTIPIHDDHGEVGQQLYNAVVTRIASKGSRTPAEALDEVHRDYELTLQPQAYFLTQRRQNRIFQQRTPLDIVTQILSEHSVKFDDRTSGSFPTFEYKVQFDETDWNFVCRLLQHEGVFFYFEHSAGDHTLVLADDSTVYTPCLEQQVAYFTGDLAESHLYVWSGIEQIATGKVRQQGYNFLTPTALAKALVENPGQAEQQGTTESFEYIAEAENISRTQATAQTQLDALQHDQLCGEGKSNCRSFRPGGLFSFKRHEDKREEGKSYVVTRIKVEASSADNQGEQAQEGDNYKNEISVLPADAVFRPRLARDDIAAREGGDRNNYLLPYLPRIFGSQTARVVAEANSDGSEEVHIDKYGRVHVCFHWDLEQRSSCWIRVAQAWAGNGRGAFFFPRIGDEVIVQYLSGDPDQPVIVGSLYNGTNPYPTALPESKTQSGFISRSSKGGGKDNYNALVFEDLKGQELFYTQAEKDQQALIKNNQLTDIGMDRQTTIKNNDVLDVGKVFKLKAGSRIELEVGASTLVMESNGTITLKGKNITEKASKIEKVAGKINLN
- a CDS encoding PAAR domain-containing protein; the protein is MGKPAATISHNHTCPQYDGRTPHVGGPVSSGSGNVFIGGLPAARVGDSLVCNGPPDTINQGSATVFINGKPAARMGDSTEHGGVIVQGNATVLIGDKSYSVSGGTPPEESKIVEVARRDLSRIQYCQRNGQTQICNDPVCPCRKNGH
- a CDS encoding DUF4123 domain-containing protein; amino-acid sequence: MTQPLIRSGFAFGHPEHHLHPDNALPLALVIDSARLPQWRHTAAMKETELQWASLYEDTAAERFEPVGPFLLRTYAGSPVLDLLSSDPAWGTSALLISHRCDFDTLLSHLRILVFVEDGNRLNLMRFYSPWILDTWFAELADERIHALLGPAEMWAWRSFNYHDEGEWQWSWVAHQPGQVQHSQGWYRLSADEIRVLDQLDEGA
- a CDS encoding LysM domain-containing protein codes for the protein MSDKAVAIRPYIIKKGDTLSELAQKFGTTVDALMLLNTDSIVDPDLIYYDRTMRVPEPVSIAKSGTTALPVPPEVDKNQPICSTNGDYVDLVYFPGLPGVKKTRPAWYLLSKEASQAFREEEDRLDDIIRPYIDNPTQSTLDATFGKLNELGLLELFKDLKLSFLIDDKAERDDYTNKVLMLASAKANLLKRVFKLPPELVAKGQQGQADWEARRKQLEQSAGTPGAPAITDLYNARYSEINPKTGEVYNLALPETLLTQWIAATEKDIAAIEQKYTRLATDTYGLIVTRDQQVMTRDEDKRLKSLAKVDEIRKSTLIWLDYVKGAVQGPLMDKLNKAWQQSHDICKEQPFEQFTNTFWQQSGFQPTAFGEEERVAQAYFRLITEVRQLNLLGIALPEQVLNAAEMFSRPTSLKETWHVAMGEKPLSMANTIKVLNDAQFPVLINQLQPELQGQDDLYRYHHFDLQQVINALDKGQWQPVWIIGYYPCVRLLQKVEEAIADSDNKFQEALGLDQAPATYYRPYLLLKYVLTCRIDEIKQRANQLMTQPLDRRWFRTAGEQDALSNYNGTLTLIWTSDEWETHYVNQFDQGVPSFRPKTQVNLVEAYRLNRGDTAPHYVRDCWLTDYQGKTECAHLHEIEAYNGYGSKAAEHATWQGGKWRVDLANTLKEARKVIGPQSSFNLTYNKKYDDIVCGKVASGTLSASGDRLNTPFYVATAEAQWLRFTKGSSLNNDIDYKSAYAYVKKEPVGVTGLSAELGYDAFKGELKFAFMWPESFDHQKIRLVYEYTDWDAQGKPSEMTADYDMGWMQVNGTLSASGYIGVSCTMASTFHVSRNHTGQLGVRGSRTITTDTLDRDWRARQTDNMVIRATMDTRNPSKSKGDSRKAKSKDTHLQGSMNLFAGLQVGGELNVSLRWCPPPKIGASQPPADQQIAPIQGDAPIQGGQWLTLASAKASVSLELGAGISGEFVITFRNGKFYIFMAARFVFGEGASGKFSFEVDYYNILRFVELFQGIVARPGYRRVIAIQNGERTDEETADEQASSGSLLTQTFSHMVNLLYITLSYGLSLVEAVMLSLAKIDELCQKSLRADQAPRIARYIVDRAPEAWFDNLLPEVKGRLLHVLMTYQEATFQSDNPLLDIFDYATGNLFNSEESQAKADLDNIYQRAAILKVLGWISNESKEAGERQFFESITRLNKDGSKDPSLFLNRQAFGENWYQLQAFFEKLSKLDDRQAPVKIAQINDGRAKDDPHYEVYIPIDDPKAGNLRVLDLTELRNKLCTSFISDYTLYEYNVEDYKGESVKTVQKWIYTSNAIIQIPIKERLRLAKMPGDAHRAL